Part of the Thermotoga sp. Ku-13t genome is shown below.
GGTCAGATCTCTCTTCGGCACGAAACCACCCAGTTCATTCACGTAAACCATCTCGCAGTTAGCTTGCCAGAAGAGTTCCACCGTGGGTGACAGGCCAGCAGCCAGACAAACTGTGTCGCAGCCGATGTACTTTTCCTCCCCAATGAAGTTTCCTTCATCGTCAACTTGCTGTATCAAGGCGCCTTCAACTTCGCCTTCTCCGATCACTTTTTTCACTGTGTGTTTGAGCAGTATCGGAACGTTGAGACGTCGAACTTTCGCCGCGTGCACCCAATAACCACCGACGCTCGGTGCCAGCTCGACGATCGCGACCACTTCGGCACCGGCCTGAAGCAGCTGATAGGAAACTATCAAACCTATGTTTCCGGCACCAACCATCAGGACCTTTTTCCCTGGAAGAACACCATAAACGTTCATCAGTGTCTGCACCGCACCTGCACCGTAGACGCCGACCAGGTCGTTTCCCACGAACGGAACAAATTTCTCCATGGCTCCTGTCGATACGATGATGGTTTCAGGTCTGATTAGAAGAAGCCTTCTTTCGCTCTGCTCACACAGCAACAGGTTCTCTTTCTCGTAGTAAGCCACAGCCGAGGTGTTCGAAAACACTTTCAGTTGCCCAGAATCTATGTGTGGGCTCAAGCGTTGCTGCAATATTTTCGCTATCTCGATTCCTCGAACACCTGCGAAATCCTGCGATGAGCCGAAAAACTTGTGCGTCTGTTTTATGAGCTGCCCTCCAAGCTGCAGTGATTCGTCAACGAGTGTAACGCTGCAACCACTTTCGAGCGCTTCGAGACATGCACAAAGCCCCGCAGGTCCACCTCCCACGACCAGTACTTCTGTCTGAAGGTTCAGAGGCTCTTCTGTTCGAGCTGTAACATGTGAAAGATTTTCGGAGAATTTTCCCAATCCGTGTTGCGTTTGTATCTGCATGCCTTCTCGAACAGGTGTGATACACGTTCTAACGTTGGGCATTCCATCAACGATCATGAAACACGAGGAGCACTTTCCTATTGCGCAGAAGAATCCTCTCGGTCTGTGATATTTCTTCGTGTAACTCAGAACCTTGATCCCGTTCGCGTGGAGTGCCACGGCGATGGGATCATGCTCGTACCATTCCAGAGGTCTTCCATTGTA
Proteins encoded:
- a CDS encoding FAD-dependent oxidoreductase, with product MYIINDHPILQFSRDKKVTFYYNGRPLEWYEHDPIAVALHANGIKVLSYTKKYHRPRGFFCAIGKCSSCFMIVDGMPNVRTCITPVREGMQIQTQHGLGKFSENLSHVTARTEEPLNLQTEVLVVGGGPAGLCACLEALESGCSVTLVDESLQLGGQLIKQTHKFFGSSQDFAGVRGIEIAKILQQRLSPHIDSGQLKVFSNTSAVAYYEKENLLLCEQSERRLLLIRPETIIVSTGAMEKFVPFVGNDLVGVYGAGAVQTLMNVYGVLPGKKVLMVGAGNIGLIVSYQLLQAGAEVVAIVELAPSVGGYWVHAAKVRRLNVPILLKHTVKKVIGEGEVEGALIQQVDDEGNFIGEEKYIGCDTVCLAAGLSPTVELFWQANCEMVYVNELGGFVPKRDLTLRTSNPRLWVAGDVAGIEEATTAMLEGRIAGLSVARNLGKIDEESYRKKLENYWDRLNQLRMGETAYRIRRGLKQAFFEQASSLVRFPEEEIYPSQQDEEFQSGVLSQSMVNIVSPPMDLWKKKKGGLVVIECPQKIPCDPCHTNCPTGAILPFENINDVPKIDYSKCTGCGLCVAACPGLACFVIDMSGEQAILKLPYEMLPRPAVGDRVSCLDRYGREVARSRIVVVQEPRKDKTYVVHVPIPKELAMHVRAAKVIRDG